From a region of the Actinomadura luzonensis genome:
- a CDS encoding ATP-binding cassette domain-containing protein, translating to MNAERRVDIASVPEWIRVVGAREHNLDTVDAEIPKRTLTVVTGVSGSGKSSLVFDTVAVEAQRQWNETLPAFVRNFLPSSARPDFDLIEHLPATVAVDQRPLSGGPRSTVGTITDIAPLLRLLFSRAGEPFVGYADAFSFNMPAGMCPECEGLGEVVGIDMDAFLDPSKSLNEGALRAPVFDVGSRDWYLLAASGRFDPDKPVADYTPAEREELLHGTDGTVPLEVGGQRINMAYEGAVVKFRRRFVKPDRELGARTRQMAARFVTSVPCPVCGGTRLSALALDCRIDGRNIADYAAMEAEELVGVLRALDLPQAKPVIEALISRVGHLVEIGLGYLSLERRTATLSGGESQRVKIVRHLSGSLNDMLYVFDEPSMGLHPRDVHRLTNLLHALRDQGNTVLVVEHDRDVIAAADYVIDLGPGAGAAGGKVVFAGQVAELAGSGTLTGRFMTGATRLKERVRTPAGMLTVAHARMHNLRDLTVELPERALTVLCGVAGAGKSSLINGAFRAQHPEAVIVDQSMPHANRRSTTSTHTGIGDAIRAEFAKAHHVSPALFSANSSGACPTCNGLGVVFTDLASLEGVTLTCQTCNGRRFTDEVLGYRLRGLDISDVLELTVAEGREFFAGNRKIVPVLTAIGDVGLDYLRLGQPLTSLSGGECQRIKLAGHLSSRSTTYVLDEPTSGLHLADVERLLGTLDRLVDSYAATVVVIEHNLDVIAHADWLIELGPEGGSRGGRLLYQGPPAGLLDVAGSPTALYLRRALEGSTP from the coding sequence GTGAATGCTGAACGGCGCGTGGACATCGCATCGGTGCCGGAATGGATCCGGGTGGTCGGCGCTCGGGAGCACAACCTGGACACCGTCGACGCGGAGATCCCCAAACGCACCCTCACGGTCGTCACCGGAGTATCCGGATCGGGAAAGTCGTCGCTGGTTTTCGACACCGTCGCGGTCGAGGCGCAACGGCAATGGAATGAGACGCTGCCGGCATTCGTCCGCAATTTCCTGCCCAGTTCGGCCCGCCCCGACTTCGATCTGATCGAGCATCTGCCGGCCACCGTCGCGGTGGATCAGCGGCCCCTTTCCGGCGGGCCGCGCTCCACGGTCGGCACCATCACCGACATCGCGCCGCTGCTGCGGCTGCTGTTCTCCCGCGCGGGCGAGCCGTTCGTCGGCTACGCCGACGCCTTCTCCTTCAACATGCCGGCCGGCATGTGCCCCGAGTGCGAGGGCCTGGGCGAGGTCGTCGGCATCGACATGGACGCCTTCCTCGACCCGTCGAAGTCGCTCAACGAGGGCGCGCTGCGCGCGCCGGTCTTCGACGTCGGCTCGCGCGACTGGTACCTGCTGGCCGCCTCCGGCCGGTTCGACCCCGACAAGCCGGTCGCCGACTACACCCCGGCCGAGCGCGAGGAGCTGCTGCACGGCACCGACGGCACGGTGCCGCTGGAGGTCGGCGGGCAGCGGATCAACATGGCCTACGAGGGCGCGGTGGTGAAGTTCCGCCGCCGCTTCGTCAAGCCGGACCGCGAGCTCGGCGCCCGCACCCGGCAGATGGCCGCCCGGTTCGTCACCTCGGTGCCCTGCCCGGTCTGCGGCGGCACCCGGCTGTCGGCGCTCGCCCTCGACTGCAGGATCGACGGCCGCAACATCGCCGACTACGCCGCGATGGAGGCCGAGGAGCTGGTGGGCGTCCTGCGCGCGCTCGACCTGCCGCAGGCCAAGCCGGTGATCGAGGCGCTGATCTCGCGCGTCGGCCACCTGGTGGAGATCGGCCTCGGCTATCTCAGCCTGGAGCGCCGCACCGCCACGCTGTCGGGCGGCGAGTCGCAGCGGGTGAAGATCGTCCGGCACCTGTCCGGCAGCCTCAACGACATGCTCTACGTCTTCGACGAGCCCAGCATGGGCCTGCACCCGCGCGACGTGCACCGGCTGACGAACCTGCTGCACGCGCTGCGCGACCAGGGCAACACCGTCCTGGTGGTGGAGCACGACCGCGACGTGATCGCCGCCGCCGACTACGTCATCGACCTCGGCCCCGGCGCGGGCGCGGCGGGCGGCAAGGTGGTCTTCGCCGGCCAGGTCGCCGAGCTGGCCGGCTCGGGCACGCTCACCGGCAGGTTCATGACCGGCGCCACCCGGCTGAAGGAGCGCGTGCGCACCCCGGCGGGCATGCTCACGGTGGCGCACGCCCGGATGCACAACCTGCGCGACCTCACGGTCGAGCTGCCCGAGCGGGCGCTCACCGTGCTCTGCGGCGTGGCCGGCGCGGGCAAGTCCAGCCTGATCAACGGCGCCTTCCGGGCGCAGCACCCGGAGGCGGTGATCGTCGACCAGTCGATGCCGCACGCCAACCGGCGCTCCACCACCAGCACCCACACCGGCATCGGCGACGCGATCCGCGCCGAGTTCGCCAAGGCCCACCACGTCAGCCCCGCCCTGTTCAGCGCCAACTCCTCCGGCGCCTGCCCCACCTGCAACGGCCTCGGCGTGGTCTTCACCGACCTCGCCTCGCTGGAGGGCGTGACCCTCACCTGCCAGACCTGCAACGGCAGACGCTTCACCGACGAGGTGCTCGGCTACCGGCTGCGCGGCCTCGACATCAGCGACGTGCTGGAGCTGACCGTGGCCGAAGGCCGCGAGTTCTTCGCCGGCAACCGCAAGATCGTGCCCGTGCTGACCGCGATCGGCGACGTCGGGCTCGACTACCTGCGGCTCGGGCAGCCGCTCACCAGCCTGTCCGGCGGCGAGTGCCAGCGCATCAAGCTCGCCGGGCACCTGAGCAGCCGCAGCACCACCTACGTCCTCGACGAGCCCACCAGCGGGCTGCACCTGGCCGACGTGGAGCGGCTGCTCGGCACGCTGGACCGGCTGGTCGACTCCTACGCCGCCACCGTGGTGGTGATCGAGCACAACCTCGACGTGATCGCGCACGCCGACTGGCTGATCGAGCTCGGCCCCGAGGGCGGCAGCCGGGGCGGCCGGCTGCTCTACCAGGGCCCGCCCGCCGGGCTGCTCGACGTCGCCGGCTCGCCCACCGCCCTTTACCTGCGCCGGGCCCTGGAAGGGAGCACGCCATGA
- a CDS encoding acyltransferase family protein, whose product MTSTTVSSRLPSLTGLRFVAAFCVLLEHLNIIAVFVPPARVSVSFFFVLSGFVLTWSSRPGDTYRSFWRRRFWKIFPNHTVSWALMLVILAVTGVSLVPGVLPPGPTPPLPAAANLTLLHSWVPTFDYMFSVNPVSWSLSSEMLFYLLFPALLPLVLRIPARRLALAAAGLVALAWLIPLVSLTFSGPALMPGLLQSQYWFAYFFPPARLPEFVLGMVLARMVIHGFTPRLGVALTGAATLVFLFVATAAGLPAPFMFAAVTLVPVALVVLGGASIDVRHARSFWGTRLMVFLGEISFALYLIHPLVNLAFNQLTQGRVRAALGDAGANVIVIALCLLAAWALYRAVERPLMRRFGSSRPAPAPAPAAPTAQGA is encoded by the coding sequence ATGACCTCCACGACCGTCTCCAGCCGTTTACCGTCGCTGACCGGGCTGCGTTTCGTGGCCGCGTTCTGCGTGCTGCTCGAACACCTCAACATCATCGCGGTTTTCGTGCCGCCGGCGCGGGTCTCGGTGTCGTTCTTCTTCGTGCTGAGCGGTTTCGTGCTCACCTGGTCGTCCCGGCCGGGCGACACGTACCGGTCGTTCTGGCGGCGCAGGTTCTGGAAGATCTTCCCCAACCACACCGTGAGCTGGGCGCTGATGCTGGTCATCCTGGCCGTCACCGGCGTCTCGCTGGTGCCGGGGGTACTGCCGCCAGGGCCGACGCCGCCCCTGCCCGCCGCCGCCAACCTGACGCTGCTGCACTCGTGGGTGCCCACGTTCGACTACATGTTCAGCGTCAACCCGGTGAGCTGGTCGCTGAGCAGCGAGATGCTCTTCTACCTGCTGTTCCCCGCGCTGCTGCCGCTGGTGCTGCGCATCCCGGCGCGGCGGCTGGCGCTCGCCGCCGCGGGGCTGGTGGCGCTGGCCTGGCTGATCCCGCTGGTGTCGCTGACCTTCTCCGGCCCGGCGCTCATGCCCGGGCTGCTGCAGAGCCAGTACTGGTTCGCCTACTTCTTCCCGCCCGCCCGGCTGCCGGAGTTCGTGCTCGGCATGGTGCTGGCCCGGATGGTCATCCACGGCTTCACCCCGCGGCTGGGCGTGGCGCTGACCGGGGCCGCCACGCTGGTGTTCCTGTTCGTCGCGACGGCCGCGGGGCTGCCCGCGCCGTTCATGTTCGCGGCCGTGACCCTCGTGCCCGTGGCCCTGGTGGTGCTGGGCGGCGCCTCCATCGACGTCCGGCACGCGCGCTCGTTCTGGGGCACCCGCCTCATGGTCTTCCTCGGCGAGATCTCCTTCGCGCTCTACCTCATCCACCCGCTGGTGAACCTGGCCTTCAACCAGCTCACGCAGGGCCGGGTCCGGGCGGCGCTCGGCGACGCCGGCGCGAACGTCATCGTCATCGCGCTCTGCCTGCTGGCCGCCTGGGCGCTGTACCGGGCCGTGGAGCGGCCGCTCATGCGGCGGTTCGGCTCCTCCCGCCCGGCACCCGCCCCGGCGCCGGCGGCGCCCACGGCCCAGGGGGCCTGA
- a CDS encoding cytochrome P450, with amino-acid sequence MTTTSAQWDTDERQFWLRGEQPPAWVDFDEAIGVWRVFGYPEALRAFTEIDTFSSNTERLAPMEVQYTEGNLVEMDPPQHGKLRKLVTHAFTPRMVANLEPRVREITNELLDATGGAGRIELINDLAYPLPVIVICELLGIPADDRHLFKRWVDEMMAQTHEYSFSEPTELQESSMQHAMEQMGRLVDYICEHAEDRRRTPREDLLSSLVHAEVDGRRMSNNEVAIFANSLLVNGHLTTTMLLGNSVLCLDAHPEQFAEVRADRSKIPGAIEEALRFVTPAPVLGRATLRETELGGRVIPADQIIQVWVGAANRDPRQFERPDVYDLHRDPNPHLTFGRGIHFCVGAGLARLESRVVMDLLLDRYRSVRSDPDEPPAFLTNPYVTALRSFPLLVA; translated from the coding sequence ATGACCACGACATCCGCACAGTGGGACACCGACGAACGCCAGTTCTGGCTCCGCGGCGAGCAGCCCCCGGCCTGGGTCGACTTCGACGAGGCCATCGGCGTCTGGCGGGTCTTCGGCTACCCGGAGGCCCTGCGCGCCTTCACCGAGATCGACACCTTCTCCTCCAACACCGAGCGGCTGGCGCCGATGGAGGTCCAGTACACCGAGGGCAACCTCGTGGAGATGGACCCGCCGCAGCACGGCAAGCTGCGCAAGCTGGTCACGCACGCGTTCACCCCGCGCATGGTCGCCAACCTGGAGCCCCGCGTCCGGGAGATCACGAACGAGCTGCTCGACGCGACCGGCGGGGCCGGGCGCATCGAGCTGATCAACGACCTGGCCTACCCGCTGCCGGTCATCGTCATCTGCGAGCTGCTGGGCATCCCCGCCGACGACCGCCACCTGTTCAAGCGCTGGGTGGACGAGATGATGGCGCAGACGCACGAGTACTCCTTCTCCGAGCCCACCGAGCTGCAGGAAAGCAGCATGCAGCACGCCATGGAGCAGATGGGCCGGCTCGTCGACTACATCTGCGAGCACGCCGAGGACCGGCGCCGCACACCCCGCGAGGACCTGCTCAGCAGCCTCGTGCACGCCGAGGTGGACGGCCGCCGGATGAGCAACAACGAGGTCGCCATCTTCGCCAACTCGCTGCTGGTGAACGGGCACCTGACCACCACGATGCTGCTGGGCAACTCGGTGCTGTGCCTGGACGCCCACCCCGAGCAGTTCGCCGAGGTGCGCGCCGACCGGTCGAAGATCCCCGGCGCGATCGAGGAGGCCCTGCGCTTCGTCACGCCCGCGCCGGTGCTCGGCCGCGCCACGCTGCGCGAGACCGAGCTCGGCGGCCGCGTCATCCCCGCGGACCAGATCATCCAGGTCTGGGTGGGCGCCGCGAACCGGGACCCCCGCCAGTTCGAGCGGCCGGACGTCTACGACCTCCACCGCGACCCCAACCCGCACCTGACCTTCGGGCGCGGCATCCACTTCTGCGTCGGCGCGGGGCTGGCGCGCCTGGAGAGCCGGGTGGTGATGGACCTCCTGCTCGACCGCTACCGCAGCGTGCGCAGCGACCCGGACGAGCCGCCCGCGTTCCTCACCAACCCGTACGTCACGGCCCTGCGCTCGTTCCCGCTGCTGGTCGCCTGA
- a CDS encoding cytochrome P450 translates to MTVLTDRWNVNPRHFWLRGEKPEQPVAFDPALGIWNVYGYPEAVAVLGDPKTFSSDTTRLVAADLDPSLNDGVLFQMDPPAHRKLRNLVSHAFSPKIVAGLEPRISGLTAELLDEAAERGRLELVGDLAYPLPVIVIAELLGVPASDRDLFKGWVDRLFESTHQFSMAEEPQGLETHLEITKAMTGYLREHAVERRRRPREDLLSELVLAEVDGERLNDNQIVNFANILLMAGHITTTMLLGNTVLCLDAHPEWFAAVRADRSVLPAALEETLRYFSPFTAAARSTTAATELAGHTVPADQMIMVWVAAANRDGRQFPDPDVFDPSRDPNPHLGFGRGVHFCLGAPLARIEARIALEVLLERHPVLRTDPGDPPSFVPAPDMSGVERLPLLTS, encoded by the coding sequence ATGACCGTCCTCACGGACCGATGGAACGTCAATCCGCGGCACTTCTGGCTGCGCGGCGAGAAGCCGGAGCAGCCGGTCGCCTTCGACCCCGCGCTCGGGATCTGGAACGTCTACGGCTACCCGGAGGCGGTGGCCGTCCTCGGCGACCCGAAGACCTTCTCCTCCGACACCACGCGGCTGGTGGCGGCCGACCTCGACCCCTCGCTCAACGACGGCGTGCTGTTCCAGATGGACCCGCCGGCGCACCGCAAGCTCCGCAACCTGGTCAGCCACGCCTTCTCCCCGAAGATCGTCGCCGGGCTGGAGCCGCGCATCAGCGGGCTCACCGCCGAGCTGCTGGACGAGGCCGCGGAGCGGGGCCGGCTGGAGCTGGTGGGCGACCTCGCCTACCCGCTGCCGGTGATCGTCATCGCCGAGCTGCTCGGCGTCCCCGCGAGCGACCGCGACCTGTTCAAGGGCTGGGTGGACCGGCTGTTCGAGAGCACGCACCAGTTCTCCATGGCCGAGGAGCCGCAAGGGCTGGAGACCCACCTGGAGATCACCAAGGCGATGACCGGCTACCTGCGCGAGCACGCCGTCGAGCGCCGGCGGCGGCCGCGCGAGGACCTGCTGTCGGAGCTGGTGCTCGCGGAGGTGGACGGCGAGCGGCTGAACGACAACCAGATCGTCAACTTCGCCAACATCCTGCTGATGGCCGGTCACATCACCACGACGATGCTGCTGGGCAACACCGTGCTCTGCCTGGACGCGCACCCGGAGTGGTTCGCGGCGGTGCGCGCCGACCGGTCGGTGCTGCCGGCGGCGCTGGAGGAGACGCTGCGTTACTTCAGCCCGTTCACCGCCGCCGCGCGCTCCACCACGGCCGCGACGGAGCTGGCCGGTCACACCGTCCCCGCCGACCAGATGATCATGGTGTGGGTGGCCGCGGCCAACCGCGACGGGCGGCAGTTCCCCGACCCGGACGTCTTCGACCCGTCCCGCGACCCCAACCCGCACCTGGGCTTCGGCCGCGGCGTGCACTTCTGCCTGGGCGCGCCGCTGGCCAGGATCGAGGCCAGGATCGCGCTGGAGGTGCTGCTGGAGCGCCATCCGGTGCTGCGCACCGACCCCGGCGACCCGCCGTCGTTCGTGCCGGCGCCGGACATGAGCGGGGTCGAGCGCCTGCCGCTGCTCACCTCATGA